Proteins encoded in a region of the Leifsonia sp. PS1209 genome:
- a CDS encoding YhgE/Pip domain-containing protein has translation MTTPTSPTTPLRRPRSLFSLERMRSDKRVTWLTIAGLLLVPLVIGGLLVWALWNPTERLSDVKAAVVNLDQPVEINGQTVPLGRQLSAGLLNGKSDNYSWVLTDKKDADAGLADGTYVSVVTIPKDFSKAATSPSGSAADAEQATIDVQSSEKSKLVDPAISQAVTTTATSVLNTQLTSTYLENVYVGFNTLHDQIAKAASGATELSGGASQLASGAHQLSDASSQLASGASALSSGVGQLSDGVASLAGGLTTLQQQTAALPEQTQQLAAGTAGVSSGVNATVAGLQKLAAGCAAVHGPNDPICAGITQTIAGMTTGQGGSPSLVDAAGSVAAGTQQLAAGMPALTAGIGQSASGASQLASGASQSASGASSLASGTQQLATGVAGLATGADQTSAGTASLASGLKEAADKLPSYSSDERSNLATVASQPVTQNSEGTSGFGQTSIPLFGAVALWLGALATFLVLQAVSRRALLTTRASGRIALDGFLPAAAIGAIQGVFVAGVMQFALGLDVGHWFGFAGVAVAVGVAFAAVNHGLVALLGGVGRFVSMLVVVVTLASGIVSTVPGFFSSAVQWMPTSAAITAFRGVVESTDGVWRGLGALLLWAAVGFAISAIAVARRRIVRVAQLLPAE, from the coding sequence ATGACCACCCCGACCTCCCCGACCACGCCGCTCCGCCGCCCGCGCTCGCTGTTCTCCCTGGAACGGATGCGCTCCGACAAGCGCGTCACCTGGCTCACCATCGCCGGTCTGCTGCTAGTGCCGCTGGTGATCGGCGGGCTACTCGTCTGGGCGCTCTGGAACCCGACCGAGCGCCTCAGCGATGTGAAGGCCGCCGTCGTCAACCTCGACCAGCCTGTGGAGATCAACGGCCAGACCGTCCCGCTCGGGCGACAGCTGTCCGCCGGACTCCTCAACGGGAAGTCGGACAACTACAGCTGGGTGCTCACCGACAAGAAGGACGCCGACGCCGGGCTCGCCGATGGGACGTACGTCTCGGTCGTGACCATCCCCAAAGACTTCTCGAAGGCCGCGACGTCGCCGTCCGGCTCTGCCGCCGACGCCGAGCAGGCGACCATCGACGTGCAGTCCAGCGAGAAGTCGAAGCTCGTCGACCCCGCGATCAGCCAGGCCGTGACCACGACGGCGACCTCGGTGCTGAACACGCAGCTCACCTCCACCTACCTGGAGAACGTCTACGTCGGCTTCAACACGCTGCACGACCAGATCGCGAAGGCCGCGAGCGGGGCGACCGAGCTGTCCGGCGGGGCGTCGCAGCTGGCGTCCGGCGCGCACCAATTGAGTGACGCCTCCAGTCAGCTCGCGTCCGGGGCCTCAGCGCTCTCGAGCGGCGTCGGCCAGCTCTCCGACGGCGTCGCGTCGCTCGCCGGCGGACTGACCACGCTGCAGCAGCAGACCGCAGCACTCCCCGAGCAGACCCAGCAGCTCGCCGCGGGAACGGCCGGGGTGTCGAGCGGTGTGAACGCCACCGTCGCCGGGCTGCAGAAACTGGCAGCGGGATGCGCGGCCGTCCACGGCCCGAACGACCCGATCTGCGCGGGCATCACCCAGACCATCGCCGGCATGACCACCGGCCAGGGCGGCTCCCCCAGCCTGGTGGATGCGGCGGGTTCCGTCGCCGCGGGCACCCAGCAGCTGGCAGCGGGGATGCCGGCGCTCACGGCCGGGATCGGCCAGAGCGCATCCGGTGCGAGCCAGCTCGCCTCCGGGGCGTCGCAGTCCGCGTCGGGAGCGTCGTCTCTCGCGAGCGGCACACAGCAGCTCGCGACGGGCGTCGCCGGGCTCGCGACCGGGGCGGACCAGACCAGCGCAGGCACGGCATCCCTCGCCTCCGGGCTGAAGGAGGCGGCGGACAAGTTGCCCAGCTATTCGAGCGACGAGCGCTCCAACCTCGCGACCGTCGCCTCACAGCCGGTCACGCAGAACAGTGAAGGCACGAGCGGATTCGGGCAGACCAGCATCCCGTTGTTCGGCGCCGTCGCGCTCTGGCTCGGTGCCCTCGCGACGTTCCTGGTGCTGCAGGCGGTCTCCCGCCGCGCACTGCTGACGACGCGCGCATCCGGTCGCATCGCGCTCGACGGGTTCCTGCCCGCCGCGGCGATCGGCGCGATCCAGGGCGTGTTCGTGGCGGGCGTGATGCAGTTCGCGCTCGGTCTCGACGTGGGCCACTGGTTCGGCTTCGCCGGGGTGGCGGTGGCGGTGGGCGTGGCGTTCGCCGCCGTGAACCACGGGCTGGTCGCCCTCCTCGGCGGGGTCGGGCGGTTCGTCTCGATGCTCGTGGTGGTGGTGACCCTCGCCTCCGGGATCGTGTCGACCGTGCCGGGGTTCTTCTCCAGCGCGGTCCAGTGGATGCCCACCTCGGCGGCGATCACGGCGTTCCGCGGCGTCGTCGAGTCGACGGACGGCGTCTGGCGCGGCCTCGGAGCGCTCCTGCTCTGGGCGGCTGTCGGGTTCGCCATCTCCGCCATCGCCGTGGCGCGCCGGCGCATCGTGCGCGTCGCCCAGCTGCTCCCCGCCGAGTAA
- a CDS encoding glucose-6-phosphate dehydrogenase: MTQSVTTLVILGASGDLSSRLLLPALGQLLTDHPERSVKLVGSGTEDWTDAHWRSVVRAAFKTMKASGPAVDAILSGTTYLSADVTSPDDLQRILDAADGVPALYFALPPAVAALACKALEKLKLPTGLTLALEKPFGTDRRSAIALNAQLAKLVPEDQIHRVDHFLGRSTVFNLVGLRFANRIFEPLWNGQHVDRVDVIYDETLGLEGRARYYDKAGALVDMIQSHLLQVLAVLAMEPPSTMGAQDIRDAKGAVLRATRVWNDSPVESSRRARYTAGTVEGAKVPSYVKEPGVDPDRETETLAEVTFQIDTWRWAGVPFTLRSGKALGERRREIVVTFKPAPHIPTGLTGVKEPTKLRIMLAPDEMSLDLNINGPGDPTAIERASLSVEFGPGELLAYGEVLEGILDGDPSLSVRGDTAVECWRIVAPVISEWKKDAVPLTTYRAGSRGPAAWHPLD, from the coding sequence ATGACGCAGTCGGTGACCACTCTCGTGATTCTCGGAGCGAGCGGCGATCTCTCGTCCAGACTCCTCCTCCCCGCACTCGGACAGCTGCTGACCGACCACCCGGAGCGCTCGGTGAAACTGGTCGGCTCCGGCACGGAGGACTGGACGGACGCGCACTGGCGTTCCGTGGTCCGCGCGGCCTTCAAGACGATGAAGGCCAGTGGCCCGGCGGTGGATGCGATCCTCTCCGGCACGACCTACCTCAGCGCCGACGTCACTTCGCCGGACGACCTGCAGCGCATCCTCGACGCAGCAGACGGGGTGCCCGCGCTGTACTTCGCGCTGCCTCCCGCGGTCGCCGCGCTCGCCTGCAAGGCCCTCGAGAAGCTGAAACTTCCCACAGGTTTGACGCTCGCCCTGGAGAAGCCGTTCGGCACGGACCGGCGCAGCGCGATCGCGTTGAACGCCCAGCTTGCGAAGCTCGTGCCGGAGGACCAGATCCACCGTGTCGACCACTTCCTCGGACGGTCGACCGTGTTCAACCTGGTGGGACTGCGCTTCGCGAACCGCATCTTCGAGCCGCTCTGGAACGGCCAGCACGTGGACAGGGTCGACGTGATCTACGACGAGACCCTCGGCCTCGAGGGCAGGGCGCGCTACTACGACAAGGCGGGAGCGCTGGTCGACATGATCCAGAGCCACCTGCTGCAGGTGCTCGCCGTGCTGGCGATGGAGCCGCCGTCGACGATGGGCGCCCAGGACATCCGGGATGCGAAGGGCGCTGTGCTCCGCGCCACCCGCGTCTGGAACGACAGCCCGGTGGAGTCGAGCAGGCGCGCGAGGTACACGGCGGGCACGGTGGAGGGCGCCAAGGTGCCGTCCTACGTCAAGGAGCCGGGCGTCGACCCGGACAGGGAGACGGAGACGCTCGCCGAGGTGACCTTCCAGATCGACACCTGGCGCTGGGCGGGCGTGCCGTTCACGCTGCGCTCCGGCAAGGCGCTGGGGGAGAGGCGGCGCGAGATCGTGGTCACGTTCAAGCCGGCCCCGCACATCCCGACCGGGCTGACGGGCGTGAAGGAGCCGACCAAGCTGCGGATCATGCTCGCGCCGGACGAGATGTCGCTCGACCTGAACATCAACGGCCCTGGCGACCCGACCGCGATCGAGCGCGCATCCCTCTCGGTGGAGTTCGGTCCCGGCGAGCTGCTCGCATACGGGGAGGTCCTGGAGGGGATCCTCGACGGCGACCCGTCGCTGTCGGTGCGCGGAGACACCGCCGTGGAGTGCTGGCGCATCGTCGCCCCGGTGATCAGCGAGTGGAAGAAGGACGCCGTCCCGCTGACCACCTACCGCGCAGGCTCACGCGGGCCCGCCGCGTGGCACCCGCTCGACTAG
- a CDS encoding LacI family DNA-binding transcriptional regulator, translating to MSAATVTINDVAKAAGVSKGLVSLALNDRRGVAPDTRDRILTVARELGWSPNPGARGLSTKRAYALGLILRRDPRTIEVDPFFPAFIAGVETVLAERGQVLVLTVVPDEEAERRAYSRLAADKRVDGFLLTDLLADDERIPFIHGLGMQAVSLGEPGNDTPFPVITRDYDAGIDDLVSHLIGLGHRRIVHVSGDERMLHGRKRRERYEHAMLAAGLTPVVVPTDFSPEQGAEATKALLDGPDRPTAIVYGNDPMAIAGMGVAHERGLRLPQDLSITGLDGSQIGTYVYPSLTTIDNDPTGWGIAAATALLRLVEDGEPADVALPPARLVVRASTAAPAGGE from the coding sequence ATGAGCGCAGCGACGGTCACGATCAACGACGTCGCCAAGGCGGCGGGCGTGAGCAAGGGGCTCGTCTCCCTCGCACTCAACGACCGCCGCGGGGTGGCGCCGGACACCCGGGACCGCATCCTGACGGTGGCGCGTGAGCTGGGCTGGAGTCCCAACCCGGGCGCCAGGGGTCTCAGCACGAAGCGGGCGTACGCCCTCGGCCTGATCCTCCGCCGTGACCCGCGCACCATCGAGGTCGACCCGTTCTTCCCCGCGTTCATCGCCGGCGTGGAGACAGTGCTCGCCGAGCGCGGGCAGGTGCTCGTGCTCACCGTCGTGCCGGACGAGGAGGCCGAGCGCCGCGCGTACAGCAGGTTGGCCGCCGACAAGCGGGTCGACGGCTTCCTGCTCACCGACCTGCTCGCGGACGACGAGCGCATCCCGTTCATCCACGGGCTCGGGATGCAGGCGGTGTCGCTCGGAGAGCCGGGCAACGACACGCCGTTCCCCGTCATCACCCGGGACTACGACGCAGGCATCGACGACCTTGTCTCCCACCTCATCGGTCTCGGCCACCGGAGGATCGTGCACGTCTCCGGCGACGAGAGGATGCTGCACGGCCGCAAGCGGCGGGAACGGTACGAGCACGCGATGCTCGCCGCCGGGCTGACCCCGGTGGTCGTGCCCACCGACTTCTCGCCCGAACAGGGCGCGGAGGCCACCAAGGCGCTGCTCGACGGGCCGGACCGGCCCACCGCGATCGTCTACGGCAACGACCCGATGGCCATCGCCGGGATGGGCGTCGCGCACGAGCGCGGCCTCCGGCTCCCCCAGGATCTCTCGATCACGGGCCTCGACGGCTCGCAGATCGGGACGTACGTGTACCCGTCGCTGACCACCATCGACAACGACCCGACCGGATGGGGCATCGCCGCCGCCACCGCACTGCTGCGGCTGGTGGAAGACGGCGAGCCGGCCGACGTCGCCCTGCCCCCTGCACGACTCGTCGTGCGCGCATCGACCGCGGCACCCGCCGGCGGCGAGTGA
- a CDS encoding SLC13 family permease, which translates to MRTAIVGAVLLLLGIVAVATGILPLEDAAQLGDRVWPILLFVVAVTVVTELAAEAGLFTAIAQQTARWGRGRAWVLWLLVAAVAALSTIFLSLDTTAVLLTPVVIVLARHAGLDPLPFALTTVWLANTGSLLLPVSNLTNLLAQHAMGDPSPLQFAALTAAPAIVAIIVPVVAIFLIYRRRLLTRYETGGIDGIEDPVLFWWSAAVVVALVPLLVSGIPVWMPATGAAVVLGVVFLVRRRSVLRFGLVPWQLVVLASGLFLFIEALHSVGLGELLAVVSGTGDSPLALLRLSLTGMVGANAIDNLPAYLALEPVAGSPARLVALLIGVNAGPLITPWASLATLLWHQRLTSLDVEIRWSRYILLGAIVAPLTVILATLALIATL; encoded by the coding sequence ATGCGCACCGCGATCGTCGGCGCTGTTCTCCTCCTGCTCGGAATCGTCGCAGTCGCGACCGGCATCCTCCCCCTGGAGGACGCCGCGCAGCTCGGGGACAGGGTGTGGCCCATCCTGCTGTTCGTGGTCGCCGTCACGGTCGTCACGGAGCTGGCGGCGGAGGCTGGACTCTTCACCGCCATCGCGCAGCAGACGGCACGCTGGGGTCGCGGACGGGCCTGGGTGCTCTGGCTGCTGGTGGCAGCGGTCGCGGCGCTCAGCACCATCTTCCTGTCGCTCGACACCACGGCCGTGCTGCTCACGCCCGTCGTCATCGTCCTCGCCCGCCACGCCGGCCTCGACCCTCTGCCGTTCGCGCTCACCACCGTCTGGCTCGCGAACACCGGCTCGCTCCTGCTTCCGGTGTCGAACCTGACCAACCTGCTGGCCCAGCACGCGATGGGGGATCCGAGCCCGCTGCAGTTCGCCGCGCTCACCGCAGCGCCCGCCATCGTGGCGATCATCGTGCCCGTCGTCGCGATCTTCCTAATCTACCGCCGCCGCCTGCTCACCCGCTACGAGACCGGGGGCATCGACGGCATCGAAGACCCCGTGCTGTTCTGGTGGAGCGCCGCCGTGGTGGTCGCGCTCGTGCCTCTACTGGTGTCCGGCATCCCGGTGTGGATGCCCGCGACGGGGGCCGCCGTGGTCCTCGGCGTGGTGTTCCTGGTGCGCCGCCGCTCGGTGCTCCGGTTCGGGCTGGTGCCGTGGCAGCTCGTCGTGCTGGCGTCCGGTCTGTTCCTGTTCATCGAGGCGCTGCACTCCGTCGGCCTGGGCGAGCTGCTCGCCGTGGTGTCGGGGACGGGGGATTCGCCGCTCGCGCTGCTGCGGCTGTCGCTGACCGGGATGGTCGGCGCGAACGCCATCGACAACCTCCCCGCCTACCTCGCCCTCGAACCGGTCGCCGGCAGCCCGGCGCGGCTCGTCGCGCTGCTGATCGGCGTGAACGCCGGGCCGCTGATCACCCCGTGGGCGTCGCTGGCCACGCTGCTCTGGCACCAGAGGCTCACGTCGCTCGACGTCGAGATCCGCTGGAGCCGCTACATCCTCCTCGGCGCCATCGTCGCGCCGCTCACCGTCATCCTCGCGACGCTCGCCCTCATCGCCACGCTCTGA
- a CDS encoding sugar ABC transporter substrate-binding protein, with protein MQRRRIILSIVTAGAIAGALAACGSSGGGSSDAMKAKGPITIWYSNNEQEVQWGKAMVSSWNSAHPDQKIKAQEVPAGKSTEEVLGAAITAGTTPCLVFNNLPAVTGQFEKQGGLVDLSKFSDGDSYIQARSGSAADQYKSADGDFYQMPWKQNPVMIFYNKDIFAKAGLNPDNPDLSTYDKFLTAAKQVTSSGAAQYAIYPAPTSEFFQPNFDYLPLLAAQTGGKGLIENGKATIDSADGLEVANFWKSIYSQGLAGKEQFQGDAFADGKSAMAIVGPWAIAYYGDKVKWGSVPVPTKDGVAADKTYTFPDAKNVGVYTSCKNQGTAWDVLKFATSKDQDNKLLNVTGQMPIRDNLASVYADYFAAHPAYKEFGAQSARTVDDPSGPNTVAQLQALRDAYTKSVISGSGSVEDAFKAAAEKIDSLQNKK; from the coding sequence ATGCAAAGACGCAGGATCATCCTCAGCATCGTCACCGCCGGTGCCATCGCCGGTGCCCTCGCGGCCTGCGGGTCGAGCGGGGGCGGCTCGTCCGACGCCATGAAGGCGAAGGGCCCGATCACCATCTGGTACTCGAACAACGAGCAGGAGGTGCAGTGGGGCAAGGCGATGGTCTCCTCGTGGAACTCCGCCCACCCCGACCAGAAGATCAAGGCCCAGGAGGTGCCGGCCGGCAAGAGCACGGAGGAAGTGCTCGGCGCGGCCATCACCGCGGGCACGACGCCCTGCCTGGTGTTCAACAACCTCCCCGCCGTCACCGGTCAGTTCGAGAAGCAGGGCGGCCTCGTCGACCTGTCGAAGTTCTCCGACGGCGACTCGTACATCCAGGCCAGGAGCGGAAGCGCCGCCGACCAGTACAAGTCGGCGGACGGCGACTTCTACCAGATGCCGTGGAAGCAGAACCCCGTGATGATCTTCTACAACAAGGACATCTTCGCGAAGGCCGGACTCAACCCGGACAACCCCGACCTGTCGACATACGACAAGTTCCTGACGGCGGCCAAGCAGGTCACCTCCAGCGGCGCGGCGCAGTACGCCATCTATCCAGCACCGACCAGCGAGTTCTTCCAGCCGAACTTCGACTACCTGCCGCTCCTGGCCGCCCAGACCGGCGGCAAGGGCCTGATCGAGAACGGCAAGGCCACCATCGACAGCGCGGACGGCCTCGAGGTCGCGAACTTCTGGAAGAGCATCTACTCCCAGGGCCTCGCGGGCAAGGAGCAGTTCCAGGGCGACGCGTTCGCCGACGGCAAGTCGGCCATGGCCATCGTCGGCCCGTGGGCCATCGCGTATTACGGAGACAAGGTGAAGTGGGGATCCGTGCCCGTCCCGACCAAGGACGGCGTCGCAGCGGACAAGACGTACACCTTCCCCGACGCCAAGAACGTCGGCGTGTACACCTCCTGCAAGAACCAGGGCACGGCATGGGATGTGCTCAAGTTCGCCACGAGTAAGGACCAGGACAACAAGCTCCTGAACGTCACAGGCCAGATGCCGATCCGTGACAACCTCGCCTCCGTCTACGCCGACTACTTCGCCGCCCACCCGGCGTACAAGGAGTTCGGCGCCCAGTCGGCGCGCACGGTCGACGACCCGTCCGGCCCGAACACCGTCGCGCAGTTGCAGGCGCTCCGGGATGCGTACACCAAGTCCGTGATCTCCGGCTCCGGCAGCGTGGAGGACGCGTTCAAGGCGGCGGCCGAGAAGATCGACTCGCTGCAGAACAAGAAGTAG
- a CDS encoding glycoside hydrolase family 15 protein → MSLPIEDYALISDCFTGALVGRDGSIDWLCLPRYDAQSMFGSLLGTEDHGRWLLAPSDPDARSVRRYEGDTMILVTTWTTDSGEVEVTDAMPMGDGRADLVRRVRGIRGTVRMRQDLRIRFGYASAIPWVRKDDSEHPPALIAVAGPDAIVVRGSALRATDHAHSGEFAITAGETIDLSLTWFRSHRHTPSAPNVEKALARTRDWWSKWAEGCQHDGPYRDEVVRSLLLLRALTHLQTGGIVAAATTSLPESFGGERNWDYRYVWLRDASLTISALLAHGYDDYVDHWRDWLLRAVAGDPGDVQIMYGLSGERDLSERIITTLPGYQGAAPVRIGNEASTQFQADVIGEVMLALDHGRRNGVAETRLSWALQRALMGYLEDHWHEADHGIWEIRGTPRFFTHSRALVWAAFDCAIRAVEDHGLDGPVDRWRQRRDEVRADVEAHGFDKERGTYVQHFGTTEVDASLLQLAQVGYCDWNDPRMLGTVRALESDLMRDGLLLRYRTEHGVDGLPPGEHPFLACSFWLVEQYARSGRVDDARELMDRLVALANDVGMLSEEYDVSGGSQAGNTPQALTHLTLVRAADAISDALGLGHEPTRDVVRGRR, encoded by the coding sequence ATGTCGCTCCCCATCGAGGATTACGCCCTGATCAGTGACTGCTTCACGGGGGCCCTCGTCGGACGGGACGGCAGCATCGACTGGCTGTGCCTCCCCCGCTATGACGCGCAGTCGATGTTCGGCTCGCTGCTCGGCACGGAGGACCACGGGCGCTGGCTGCTCGCGCCCAGCGATCCGGATGCGCGCTCCGTGCGCCGCTACGAGGGCGACACGATGATCCTCGTCACCACCTGGACCACCGACAGCGGCGAGGTCGAGGTCACGGACGCGATGCCGATGGGCGACGGCCGGGCCGACCTGGTCAGGAGGGTGCGCGGCATCCGGGGCACCGTGCGGATGCGGCAGGACCTGCGCATCCGGTTCGGATACGCCAGCGCCATCCCGTGGGTGCGCAAGGACGACTCCGAGCATCCGCCAGCGCTCATCGCGGTAGCAGGGCCGGACGCCATCGTCGTGCGCGGCTCTGCGCTGCGGGCGACCGACCACGCGCACTCCGGCGAGTTCGCGATCACCGCCGGCGAGACCATCGACCTCAGCCTCACCTGGTTCCGGTCGCACAGACACACCCCGTCTGCTCCGAACGTGGAGAAGGCGCTCGCCCGCACCCGCGACTGGTGGTCGAAGTGGGCGGAGGGCTGCCAGCACGACGGGCCGTACCGCGACGAGGTCGTGCGGTCGCTTCTGCTGCTGCGGGCCCTGACGCACCTGCAGACCGGTGGGATCGTCGCCGCGGCGACCACGTCGCTGCCGGAGAGCTTCGGCGGAGAACGCAACTGGGACTACCGGTACGTCTGGCTCCGGGATGCGTCGCTCACCATCTCCGCGCTGCTCGCCCACGGCTACGACGACTACGTCGACCACTGGAGGGACTGGCTGCTGCGCGCCGTCGCCGGAGATCCGGGCGACGTGCAGATCATGTACGGCCTCTCCGGTGAGCGCGACCTCTCCGAGCGCATCATCACCACCCTGCCCGGCTATCAGGGCGCCGCCCCCGTGCGGATCGGCAACGAGGCATCCACCCAGTTCCAGGCCGACGTGATCGGCGAGGTGATGCTCGCCCTCGACCACGGCCGCAGGAATGGCGTTGCGGAGACCAGGCTGTCCTGGGCGCTGCAGCGCGCGCTGATGGGCTACCTCGAAGACCACTGGCACGAGGCAGACCACGGCATCTGGGAGATCCGGGGAACCCCGCGGTTCTTCACGCACTCGCGCGCGCTGGTCTGGGCGGCGTTCGACTGCGCGATCCGCGCGGTGGAGGACCACGGGCTCGACGGGCCCGTCGACCGCTGGCGGCAGCGCAGGGACGAGGTGCGCGCCGACGTGGAGGCGCACGGCTTCGACAAGGAGCGCGGGACGTACGTGCAGCACTTCGGCACCACCGAGGTGGACGCCTCCCTGCTGCAGCTGGCCCAGGTGGGCTATTGCGACTGGAACGATCCGCGGATGCTCGGCACCGTGCGCGCGCTGGAGTCCGACCTGATGCGCGACGGCCTGCTGCTGCGCTACCGCACCGAGCACGGGGTGGACGGGTTGCCGCCCGGCGAGCATCCCTTCCTCGCCTGCTCGTTCTGGCTGGTGGAGCAGTACGCCCGCTCCGGCAGGGTGGACGATGCGCGCGAGCTGATGGACAGGCTGGTCGCCCTCGCCAACGACGTCGGCATGCTGTCGGAGGAGTACGACGTCTCCGGCGGCTCCCAGGCGGGCAACACGCCGCAGGCGCTCACCCACCTGACGCTCGTGCGGGCGGCGGATGCCATCTCCGACGCCCTCGGGCTCGGGCACGAACCGACCAGGGATGTCGTGCGGGGCCGGCGGTAG
- a CDS encoding DUF2017 family protein: MKPFRRSRDGAIVAVFEREEAEIIARLASESAELVEAVRSGVDPASDPALLRLLPDAYPDDAEASVDFRRFTTDGLAERKALNAVTVVEALSAAGGVGSSGGGRSGSGSARGRIEVRLDAQEATAWMRAIGDIRLVLASRLGIVEDGDDGDVHDDETALLRAIYDWLAFVQDTLVGAVWKGAH, from the coding sequence GTGAAGCCGTTCCGGCGCTCGAGGGACGGCGCCATCGTCGCCGTGTTCGAGCGCGAGGAGGCCGAGATCATCGCCCGGCTGGCCTCGGAGTCGGCGGAGCTGGTCGAGGCCGTGCGGTCCGGGGTCGACCCGGCGAGCGATCCGGCCCTGCTGCGGCTGCTCCCGGATGCGTACCCCGACGACGCCGAGGCGTCCGTCGACTTCCGGCGGTTCACCACGGACGGGCTCGCCGAGCGGAAGGCGCTGAATGCCGTGACCGTAGTGGAAGCGCTGAGCGCGGCGGGCGGCGTCGGCAGCAGCGGCGGCGGCAGGAGCGGCAGCGGCTCGGCGCGCGGGCGCATCGAGGTGCGGCTGGACGCGCAGGAGGCGACAGCGTGGATGCGCGCGATCGGCGACATCCGGCTGGTGCTCGCCTCCCGGCTCGGCATCGTGGAGGACGGAGACGACGGCGACGTGCACGACGACGAGACCGCCCTGCTGCGCGCGATCTACGACTGGCTCGCGTTCGTGCAGGACACGCTCGTCGGCGCGGTCTGGAAGGGCGCGCACTGA
- the clpS gene encoding ATP-dependent Clp protease adapter ClpS, translated as MTDASTIEETELGERLELGSPWVTIVWNDPVNLMSYVSYVFQSYFGFPRSEAERLMLLVHNAGRAVVATGTREEMERHVEAMHDFGLWATLTKADE; from the coding sequence GTGACCGACGCGTCGACCATCGAAGAGACCGAGCTCGGCGAACGCCTGGAGCTCGGATCGCCCTGGGTGACCATCGTCTGGAACGACCCCGTCAACCTGATGTCGTACGTGAGCTACGTCTTCCAGAGCTATTTCGGCTTCCCGCGCTCCGAGGCCGAGCGCCTGATGCTGCTCGTGCACAACGCCGGCCGCGCGGTCGTCGCGACGGGGACGCGCGAGGAGATGGAGAGGCACGTCGAGGCGATGCACGACTTCGGGCTCTGGGCGACACTGACCAAGGCGGACGAGTGA